The proteins below are encoded in one region of Aestuariivirga litoralis:
- the hutI gene encoding imidazolonepropionase translates to MSADRMLFINATAATMAHGGYGLIEDVAIACENGAIGWVGRQADCPAPFKKFTSNDLGGRLITPALIDCHTHIVYGGNRAAEFEMRLKGATYEEVARAGGGIVSTVKATRQASLDDLVQQALPRIDALLAEGVAVIEIKSGYGLDIETEINMLRAARRIEQLRAVKIVTSFLGAHAIPPEYKDRANLYIDDVCIPALKAAHAEKLVDAVDGFCEGIAFSPAQITRVFDVAKALGLPIKLHAEQLSNLHGAALAASYGALSVEHLEYVDEAGVAAMAKAGSVANILPGAFYTLREKQAPPIDLFRKHKVPMAISTDANPGSSPLTSLLLAMNMACTLFRMTPEEALLGVTAHAAKALGLNNHGVIAEGHAAQFAVWNITHPAELSYRIGFNPLHQRIMGKLA, encoded by the coding sequence ATGTCCGCCGATCGCATGCTTTTCATCAATGCCACAGCTGCCACCATGGCCCATGGTGGTTATGGCCTGATCGAAGACGTTGCGATTGCATGCGAAAATGGCGCCATCGGCTGGGTGGGCAGACAAGCCGATTGCCCTGCTCCGTTTAAAAAATTCACCTCGAACGATCTGGGTGGGAGGCTCATCACGCCGGCCTTGATCGATTGCCACACGCATATTGTTTACGGCGGCAACCGCGCGGCTGAATTTGAAATGCGTCTCAAGGGTGCCACTTATGAAGAAGTGGCGCGCGCCGGTGGCGGCATCGTGTCGACCGTGAAGGCTACGCGACAGGCCAGCCTTGATGATTTGGTGCAGCAGGCTTTGCCGCGCATTGATGCGTTGCTGGCCGAAGGTGTTGCCGTCATCGAAATCAAATCGGGCTACGGGCTTGATATTGAGACAGAGATCAACATGCTGCGCGCAGCGCGACGCATTGAGCAATTGCGCGCGGTTAAAATCGTCACAAGTTTCCTTGGCGCGCATGCCATTCCGCCAGAATATAAAGACCGCGCCAATCTCTACATTGATGACGTTTGCATTCCCGCACTGAAAGCCGCCCATGCTGAGAAACTGGTCGATGCGGTCGATGGCTTCTGCGAAGGCATCGCGTTTTCGCCTGCGCAGATCACGCGTGTATTCGATGTAGCAAAAGCATTGGGCCTACCCATCAAGCTGCATGCCGAACAGCTGTCCAATCTGCATGGTGCCGCTCTTGCCGCCTCATATGGTGCGCTGTCGGTTGAACATCTGGAATATGTGGATGAAGCCGGCGTTGCCGCCATGGCCAAGGCGGGCAGCGTGGCCAATATTTTGCCAGGTGCGTTTTACACATTGCGCGAGAAGCAAGCACCGCCGATTGATCTGTTCCGCAAACACAAAGTGCCGATGGCGATTTCGACTGATGCCAATCCCGGCTCGTCGCCGCTCACATCCTTGCTGCTGGCGATGAACATGGCTTGCACTTTGTTCCGGATGACACCGGAGGAAGCACTGCTCGGTGTCACCGCTCATGCTGCAAAGGCGCTAGGGCTCAACAATCATGGCGTGATCGCCGAGGGACATGCGGCGCAATTCGCCGTTTGGAACATCACGCATCCCGCTGAACTTTCATACCGCATCGGGTTCAACCCGCTGCATCAACGCATCATGGGGAAACTCGCATGA
- the hutH gene encoding histidine ammonia-lyase has product MTTLTLKPGHVTLADLRRIYRDGASVVLHESAKAGIEASSQIVTRAAQGNVPVYGVNTGFGKLASVPIPPKDTVQLQRNLILSHCAGVGEETPEAVVRLMMALKLLSLGRGASGVRWDLVVLLQAMLEKNVTPVVPAQGSVGASGDLAPLAHMTAVIIGEGEALYKGERLGGAAALKKAGLGHIPLGPKEGLAFINGTQFSTAYALAGLFDAWTAAQSALVTSALSTDAIMGSTAPLQPEIHELRGHAGQIESASVMRQLLDGSVIRESHRKDDTRVQDPYCIRCQPQVTGAAIDVLRMAARTLEIEANAATDNPLVLKSTGEIVSGGNFHAEPVGFAADMMALAISEIGAIAQRRVALMVDPTLSFDLPPFLTPNPGLNSGFMIAEVTSAALMSENKHLATPTVTDSTPTSANQEDHVSMAAHGARRLSRMNANLRRILGIELLCAAQGVEFRAPLVTSKPLQRVVAHLRKSVETLKDDRYIAPDLEKAATLIADGSIAAAAGLALPDFST; this is encoded by the coding sequence ATGACCACGCTCACCCTGAAACCCGGCCACGTCACGCTGGCCGATCTGCGCCGCATTTACCGCGACGGCGCCTCTGTCGTGCTGCATGAGAGTGCCAAGGCCGGCATCGAAGCGTCATCGCAGATTGTAACGCGCGCCGCGCAAGGCAATGTGCCGGTTTATGGCGTGAATACTGGCTTCGGCAAATTGGCCTCGGTGCCGATCCCACCGAAGGATACGGTGCAATTGCAGCGCAATCTCATCCTCAGCCATTGTGCGGGCGTGGGTGAAGAAACGCCTGAAGCTGTGGTGCGGTTGATGATGGCGTTGAAGCTTTTGTCGCTCGGCCGCGGTGCGTCTGGTGTGCGCTGGGACTTGGTCGTGTTGCTGCAGGCGATGCTGGAAAAGAATGTTACGCCCGTGGTTCCCGCGCAGGGCTCGGTGGGTGCCAGCGGCGATCTCGCACCGCTTGCGCATATGACGGCAGTGATCATCGGCGAAGGCGAAGCGCTTTATAAAGGCGAACGCCTCGGCGGCGCTGCTGCGTTGAAGAAGGCCGGCCTCGGCCATATTCCTCTCGGCCCGAAGGAAGGTCTCGCCTTCATCAACGGCACGCAATTCTCCACGGCCTATGCGCTGGCTGGATTGTTTGATGCCTGGACCGCAGCGCAATCGGCGCTGGTCACGTCAGCCCTTTCAACCGATGCAATCATGGGTTCGACAGCGCCACTGCAGCCGGAGATTCACGAATTGCGCGGCCATGCCGGGCAGATTGAATCCGCCTCTGTGATGCGCCAGTTGCTCGATGGTTCGGTGATCCGCGAAAGCCACCGCAAAGACGACACACGCGTGCAGGACCCCTATTGCATCCGTTGCCAGCCGCAAGTGACGGGTGCGGCAATTGACGTGCTGCGCATGGCGGCACGCACGCTAGAGATCGAAGCCAATGCCGCTACCGATAATCCGCTGGTGCTGAAATCCACCGGCGAGATCGTGTCAGGCGGCAATTTCCATGCCGAACCGGTGGGCTTTGCCGCCGACATGATGGCACTGGCCATTTCCGAAATCGGCGCCATAGCACAACGCCGCGTGGCGCTGATGGTCGATCCCACTTTGTCGTTTGATCTGCCGCCTTTCCTCACGCCCAATCCCGGTTTGAATTCCGGCTTCATGATTGCCGAAGTCACCTCGGCGGCGCTGATGAGCGAGAACAAGCATCTCGCCACGCCGACGGTGACCGACTCCACGCCCACTTCCGCCAACCAGGAAGACCACGTGTCGATGGCTGCGCATGGCGCGCGCAGGCTCAGCCGCATGAATGCCAATCTGCGGCGCATCCTCGGCATTGAATTGCTGTGTGCTGCACAAGGCGTGGAATTCCGCGCACCGCTGGTCACCTCGAAGCCGCTGCAAAGGGTGGTGGCGCATTTGCGCAAGAGCGTTGAGACATTGAAGGATGACCGCTACATCGCGCCCGATCTTGAAAAGGCTGCGACGCTGATTGCCGATGGTTCCATCGCTGCAGCAGCTGGCCTGGCGCTGCCGGATTTCAGCACATGA
- a CDS encoding HutD/Ves family protein: MIVIPPRDFTTMPWKNGGGVTHEIIKREAAGKMLWRFSVADVTSDGPFSRFEGLDRILTVIEGAGLMLAAPQGWLQALPFEPVAFSGSWPITSTRLGGNVQDFNLIYDPAIIAANVSMERGILELEAQPASLFHAVLLTGAGVLQHHEPVVADSFILLEEGTCRIESNAPMLHATCRAIAAT, encoded by the coding sequence ATGATCGTCATTCCGCCCCGCGACTTTACGACCATGCCGTGGAAGAATGGTGGCGGCGTCACCCATGAAATCATCAAGCGCGAAGCGGCGGGCAAAATGCTCTGGCGCTTCTCGGTGGCCGATGTGACGAGTGATGGCCCCTTCTCGCGCTTCGAGGGATTGGACCGCATACTCACGGTAATCGAAGGGGCGGGCCTGATGCTGGCCGCGCCGCAAGGCTGGCTGCAGGCTTTGCCGTTCGAGCCGGTGGCGTTTTCCGGCTCATGGCCGATCACCAGCACAAGGCTGGGCGGTAATGTGCAAGACTTCAACCTGATATATGACCCCGCAATCATCGCCGCAAATGTGAGCATGGAGCGCGGCATCCTGGAGCTTGAGGCGCAGCCTGCATCTCTCTTCCATGCCGTGCTGCTTACTGGAGCGGGCGTATTGCAACACCACGAGCCGGTGGTCGCCGACAGTTTCATTCTGCTGGAAGAAGGCACCTGCCGGATTGAAAGCAACGCGCCCATGCTGCATGCCACTTGCCGGGCCATCGCCGCTACATGA
- a CDS encoding GMC family oxidoreductase, translating to MPDYDYVIVGAGAAGAVLANRLSENPNTKVALIEAGADRNDKSRLVRMPLAMVTFMAPALAFLGGAKFMDWFETEPEPGLQGRKIALPRGKGTGGSTNVNGQIFIRGQRDDYDAWAALGNTGWGYDDMLPYFRKLERFEMLAEPRSGRHLPSTMQQIDPAYHGTNGPLNIASIRSVNPMTRVYLEAMQQRGYGLNADFNGASQEGAGIYTFTQRGGLRETSESAYLTPIRHTRPNLTVLTGKQVTRVLFEGKRAIGVEANGEKILGREVILSAGAFVSPHLLQLSGIGDAKELTKHGISVLHNLPGVGGNLQDHLDITLEYRAKTTAPYGISWKALPRNILHVLDWVFRRRGLFASTTGEGGAFLSTVPGVRRPDIQLFFCTAVGNTQNAAGFTGHGFLMHVCQLRPGSIGRLSLISSDPKVKPSILYNFFRDKSTMDALRQGVRISRKIIAQPAFAPHLKAEVSPGPEVESDGAIDAFIRQTVGTLFHPAGTCKMGRDKDAVVDPANLRVHGVDGLRVVDASVMPLIVSGNTVAATYALAEKAADLILRG from the coding sequence ATGCCGGACTATGATTATGTGATCGTGGGGGCTGGTGCTGCCGGTGCCGTTCTCGCCAATCGCCTTTCCGAAAATCCCAACACCAAAGTGGCGCTGATCGAAGCGGGTGCTGACCGCAACGACAAAAGCAGGCTGGTGCGCATGCCGCTGGCCATGGTGACCTTCATGGCGCCAGCCTTGGCCTTTCTCGGCGGCGCCAAATTCATGGACTGGTTTGAAACCGAGCCGGAACCCGGCTTGCAGGGCCGCAAGATTGCCTTGCCGCGCGGCAAGGGCACGGGTGGTTCCACCAATGTGAATGGGCAGATTTTCATTCGCGGCCAGCGCGACGATTATGATGCCTGGGCGGCACTGGGCAACACAGGTTGGGGCTATGACGACATGCTGCCCTATTTTCGCAAGCTTGAGCGTTTTGAAATGCTGGCTGAGCCGCGCTCCGGCCGCCATCTGCCCAGCACAATGCAACAGATTGATCCGGCTTATCACGGCACCAACGGGCCGCTGAATATTGCCTCCATCCGTAGCGTCAATCCGATGACGCGGGTTTACCTGGAGGCCATGCAGCAGCGGGGCTATGGCCTCAACGCAGATTTCAACGGCGCATCACAGGAAGGTGCTGGCATCTACACCTTCACCCAGCGCGGGGGCTTGCGTGAAACGTCGGAGAGCGCCTATCTCACGCCCATCCGCCACACACGGCCCAATCTTACGGTGCTCACGGGCAAGCAGGTGACGCGCGTGCTGTTCGAGGGCAAGCGCGCCATTGGTGTTGAGGCCAACGGCGAGAAAATTCTGGGCCGCGAAGTGATCTTGTCAGCCGGGGCATTTGTCTCGCCGCACCTTCTGCAACTCTCCGGCATCGGCGATGCCAAGGAGCTCACGAAACACGGCATATCCGTGTTACACAATCTGCCCGGCGTGGGCGGCAATTTGCAGGACCATCTCGACATCACGCTCGAATACCGCGCCAAAACCACAGCGCCTTATGGCATTTCGTGGAAGGCACTGCCGCGCAATATCCTGCATGTATTGGATTGGGTATTCCGGCGGCGCGGGCTGTTTGCTTCCACCACCGGCGAAGGCGGCGCGTTTCTCTCCACCGTGCCGGGTGTGAGGCGGCCCGATATTCAGCTGTTTTTCTGCACCGCCGTGGGCAACACGCAGAATGCTGCCGGCTTCACCGGCCATGGATTCCTCATGCATGTCTGCCAGTTGCGCCCGGGCAGCATTGGCCGCCTGAGCCTCATCTCGTCTGACCCCAAGGTGAAGCCATCCATTCTCTACAATTTCTTCCGCGATAAAAGCACGATGGATGCCTTGCGCCAAGGCGTGCGCATCTCTCGCAAGATCATCGCGCAACCTGCCTTCGCGCCACATCTGAAGGCGGAAGTTTCTCCCGGCCCGGAGGTTGAAAGCGATGGCGCAATTGATGCCTTCATCCGGCAGACGGTGGGCACGCTGTTTCATCCCGCAGGCACCTGCAAAATGGGCAGGGATAAAGACGCGGTGGTTGATCCTGCGAATTTGCGCGTGCATGGCGTCGATGGATTGCGGGTGGTGGATGCTTCGGTGATGCCGCTGATTGTTTCGGGCAATACGGTGGCTGCGACTTATGCGCTAGCCGAGAAGGCAGCCGATTTAATATTGCGTGGCTAG
- a CDS encoding sulfatase-like hydrolase/transferase, with the protein MTETTRKHSTHPIVTALLLLVILRICVLAVSSFINRESLWGWATATGFHLGMTLLIGGLFLLVWKLVYLSPLRALVTAAALIALSALLFLSLSDPILFAIIGERLTPSTLRHFAGWGLFQSDYFWKPVIAYWPAVLSGVSFLALFILWMLWQFVRLGLRPSLTPLSWRAAFLTPMAGAVLAGGIFYVFPQVLQPVEMDYLAQATGADGARLGMSEADAIKSIRNFAGLPQGAEWADDTYPLIYRWREPPAAPAVKPDIFVFVVESMRGESLKPTNPGGQNLVSVPAIEDMAAHGVVFQHFLSNGFPSGPGFVGISSGAWMHPVKRLDAAYPDTAFDRLGSRLRSDGYHTGVITYDVRYDDKTRWVYNVFEDVVDGVAKGLPSSDAVTADEFIKWVGAADGDGSNKPIFGMYFTKEPHLPYAYQDDSGGWTFGKDLAVNYAHSIHGMDAQLARVFAALKQRARWKDTVVIILGDHANFLNQGTSTGQPVNDTNFTGAIISGGSAIIGQPRINQEPSSQSDIATTVLALAGDWRPAMTLGRDLLSASPARPPRALAIRNGGSRLDVGLETMMLPGHSATRAVLTPSLLPSVPGTQAMPPAGEVADAIRIWAWLIEHNRVWNPDVLK; encoded by the coding sequence GTGACCGAGACAACGCGCAAGCATTCAACGCATCCTATCGTCACTGCCTTGCTGCTGCTGGTGATCCTGCGCATCTGCGTGCTGGCGGTTTCATCATTCATCAATCGTGAAAGTCTGTGGGGCTGGGCCACGGCCACGGGCTTTCATCTCGGTATGACCTTGCTAATTGGCGGCTTGTTCCTGCTGGTCTGGAAGCTGGTCTATCTCTCACCTTTGCGCGCACTGGTCACAGCGGCCGCGCTGATTGCGCTGTCGGCTCTGCTGTTCCTCAGCCTGTCTGATCCGATCCTGTTTGCGATCATCGGCGAAAGGCTGACACCCTCCACGCTCCGGCATTTTGCGGGCTGGGGCCTGTTTCAGTCTGATTATTTCTGGAAGCCGGTGATCGCCTATTGGCCTGCCGTTCTTTCGGGCGTGAGCTTCCTTGCGCTCTTCATACTGTGGATGCTCTGGCAATTTGTGCGTCTCGGCCTCAGGCCCTCCCTCACACCTCTGTCTTGGCGTGCAGCCTTTCTGACCCCGATGGCAGGCGCTGTTCTGGCGGGTGGGATTTTCTACGTGTTCCCACAGGTGCTGCAACCTGTCGAAATGGATTATCTGGCGCAAGCCACCGGCGCTGACGGCGCGCGCCTTGGCATGTCTGAAGCAGATGCCATCAAAAGCATCCGCAATTTCGCTGGCTTGCCGCAAGGGGCTGAATGGGCGGATGACACCTATCCGCTGATCTACCGCTGGAGGGAACCACCGGCCGCGCCCGCAGTGAAGCCGGATATCTTTGTCTTCGTGGTGGAAAGCATGCGCGGCGAAAGCTTGAAGCCCACCAATCCGGGTGGCCAGAATCTGGTCTCTGTGCCGGCCATTGAGGACATGGCGGCGCATGGTGTGGTGTTCCAGCATTTTCTGTCCAATGGTTTTCCGTCCGGGCCAGGCTTTGTCGGCATTTCATCGGGCGCGTGGATGCATCCGGTGAAGCGGTTGGATGCCGCCTATCCCGATACGGCCTTTGATCGCTTGGGTTCTCGCTTGCGCAGCGATGGCTATCATACCGGCGTGATCACTTATGACGTTCGCTACGACGACAAGACCCGTTGGGTCTATAATGTTTTTGAGGATGTGGTGGATGGCGTGGCCAAGGGCCTGCCTTCCAGTGACGCCGTGACGGCAGATGAATTCATCAAATGGGTGGGAGCAGCCGACGGCGACGGAAGCAACAAGCCGATCTTCGGCATGTATTTTACCAAGGAACCGCATCTACCCTATGCCTATCAGGACGATAGCGGCGGTTGGACCTTCGGCAAGGATCTCGCCGTAAATTATGCGCATTCCATTCATGGCATGGATGCTCAGTTGGCGCGCGTCTTCGCCGCGCTGAAGCAGCGGGCCCGGTGGAAAGACACGGTGGTCATCATCCTGGGTGATCACGCTAATTTCCTCAACCAGGGCACATCGACGGGCCAGCCGGTCAACGACACCAATTTCACCGGCGCGATCATTTCCGGAGGTTCGGCCATCATCGGCCAGCCGCGCATAAATCAGGAGCCATCCAGCCAGTCCGACATTGCCACTACGGTGCTGGCATTGGCGGGAGACTGGCGTCCGGCCATGACGCTGGGCCGCGATCTGCTGAGCGCATCGCCTGCGCGGCCGCCACGTGCCTTGGCCATCCGCAACGGTGGCAGCAGGCTTGATGTGGGGCTTGAAACCATGATGCTGCCCGGTCACAGCGCCACGCGCGCCGTGCTCACGCCATCATTGTTGCCATCAGTGCCGGGCACGCAAGCCATGCCGCCAGCAGGCGAGGTCGCCGATGCCATACGCATCTGGGCCTGGCTGATTGAGCACAACCGGGTGTGGAATCCCGATGTGCTGAAATAG
- a CDS encoding formimidoylglutamate deiminase — MPSTLFAKRGLIADQWVSNLRIAFAGGIITSVTPNAAPEAGDICVDTLLPALANLHSHSFQRAMAGMTEHKVAGRESFWTWRETMYRFLEHLTPDDIEAIAAQVFIEMQEAGYASVGEFHYVHHQKGGAPYADLAELSHRIFAAASATGIGLTHLPVLYTYGGAGMKPMAGGQLRFGNDVARFAKLVEACRSSAKALPHDTIVGIAPHSLRATSPDDLKAVLPLAGKLPVHIHVAEQPKEVEDVFSWLGERPVDWLLANSPVGYNWCLIHATHMTAEETHRLATTGAVAGLCPITEANLGDGPFGGPAWLAAHGKFGIGSDSNVRIALGEELRTLEYSQRLRDLSRNVMVPGQGSTGQWLYTQAATGGAQALGRDAGAIAVGKLADLVAIDSTHDALCGLSENQLLDGWCFAASDDVVTDMWSAGRHQVRSGRHVARDQVSARFRKTMARLRAVM; from the coding sequence ATGCCTTCCACCCTTTTTGCAAAGCGCGGCTTGATTGCGGACCAATGGGTCAGCAACCTGCGCATTGCATTTGCGGGTGGCATCATCACCAGCGTAACGCCGAATGCCGCGCCCGAAGCGGGCGACATATGCGTCGATACCTTGCTTCCCGCTCTTGCCAATCTGCATTCGCATTCCTTCCAGCGCGCCATGGCCGGCATGACCGAACACAAAGTGGCGGGCCGCGAAAGCTTCTGGACCTGGCGCGAAACCATGTACCGGTTTCTCGAACATCTGACACCGGATGACATTGAGGCCATTGCCGCGCAGGTTTTCATTGAGATGCAGGAGGCGGGTTACGCCTCTGTCGGTGAATTCCATTACGTGCATCACCAGAAGGGTGGCGCGCCCTACGCCGATCTCGCTGAACTTTCGCACCGTATTTTCGCGGCGGCCAGTGCCACCGGCATCGGCCTCACCCATCTGCCGGTTCTCTATACTTACGGCGGCGCTGGCATGAAGCCAATGGCCGGCGGGCAATTGCGTTTCGGCAATGACGTAGCGCGGTTTGCAAAATTGGTGGAAGCCTGTCGTTCATCCGCGAAAGCCCTGCCGCATGATACAATTGTTGGCATCGCGCCGCATTCATTGCGCGCCACATCACCTGATGATTTGAAGGCGGTTCTGCCGCTGGCTGGCAAGCTGCCGGTGCACATCCATGTGGCCGAGCAGCCCAAGGAAGTAGAAGACGTTTTTTCGTGGCTGGGGGAAAGACCGGTGGATTGGCTTCTGGCCAATTCACCGGTTGGCTACAATTGGTGCCTCATCCATGCCACGCATATGACTGCTGAAGAGACGCACAGGCTGGCCACAACGGGGGCTGTGGCAGGCCTGTGTCCCATCACCGAGGCAAACCTCGGTGATGGGCCTTTCGGCGGGCCGGCCTGGTTGGCCGCGCACGGAAAATTCGGCATCGGTTCGGATTCCAATGTGCGCATCGCGCTGGGCGAGGAATTGCGCACACTCGAATATTCGCAACGCCTGCGTGATCTTTCGCGCAATGTAATGGTGCCGGGCCAAGGCTCCACAGGGCAGTGGCTCTACACGCAAGCTGCAACAGGCGGCGCGCAAGCCTTGGGCCGCGATGCGGGCGCGATCGCAGTCGGCAAGCTGGCTGATCTGGTGGCGATTGACAGCACGCATGATGCGCTGTGCGGCCTTTCAGAAAATCAGCTGCTGGATGGCTGGTGCTTTGCCGCGTCAGATGATGTGGTGACAGATATGTGGTCAGCTGGCCGCCATCAGGTGCGCAGCGGCAGGCATGTGGCGCGTGACCAGGTCTCAGCCCGCTTCCGCAAGACCATGGCGCGTTTGCGCGCGGTCATGTAG
- the hutG gene encoding N-formylglutamate deformylase produces MNPVEVIQGDGPVILGLPHGGTHVPADIGMRLNHNGKLLADTDWHITRLYDGLLPSATTVAATFHRYVIDANRDPSGQSLYPGQNTTELCPTSDFDGFPIWLAKPSEDDISARRAAFHAPYHAALAAEVARVKAKHGVAIVYDCHSIRSRIPFLFEGILPTLNIGTDMGKTCDAEIEQATFEIAKASGHTHILNGRFRGGWTTRHYGQPAHGVHAIQMEITQSAYLDAEAPPFFYSQPKAEALRVTLKTILETLEAQAKELA; encoded by the coding sequence ATGAATCCGGTTGAGGTCATCCAGGGTGATGGGCCCGTGATCCTCGGCCTGCCGCATGGCGGCACGCATGTGCCCGCTGATATTGGCATGCGTTTGAACCACAATGGCAAGCTGTTGGCCGATACCGATTGGCACATCACGCGGCTCTATGATGGCCTGCTGCCTTCGGCCACGACTGTTGCCGCCACCTTTCATCGCTACGTGATCGATGCCAACCGTGACCCTTCCGGCCAATCACTTTATCCCGGCCAGAACACCACGGAACTCTGCCCCACATCTGATTTCGATGGCTTTCCGATCTGGCTCGCCAAGCCCAGCGAAGATGATATTTCCGCGCGCCGCGCTGCATTTCACGCGCCTTATCACGCCGCACTCGCTGCCGAAGTGGCGCGCGTGAAGGCCAAGCATGGCGTGGCCATCGTCTATGATTGCCATTCCATCCGTTCGCGCATTCCGTTTCTGTTTGAAGGCATCCTGCCCACACTGAATATAGGCACCGATATGGGCAAGACCTGCGACGCGGAGATCGAGCAGGCCACATTTGAAATCGCCAAGGCTTCCGGCCACACGCATATTCTGAACGGTCGCTTCCGTGGCGGCTGGACCACACGCCATTATGGCCAGCCGGCACATGGCGTACATGCCATTCAGATGGAAATCACCCAGAGTGCCTATCTCGATGCCGAGGCGCCGCCGTTTTTCTATTCCCAGCCCAAGGCCGAAGCCTTGCGCGTTACATTGAAAACCATTCTCGAAACTCTTGAGGCACAAGCCAAGGAACTTGCATGA
- a CDS encoding TIGR01244 family sulfur transferase, with protein sequence MQTLSQDFSISAQIQPEEVALIARAGFKSIICNRPDGESFDQPDFALIEQAATDVGVQTRYIPIIPGQTNPEDITAFAQAMRDMPKPILAYCRSGARCNMIWQLSRG encoded by the coding sequence ATGCAAACGCTGTCTCAAGATTTCAGCATCTCCGCCCAGATCCAGCCAGAGGAAGTGGCGCTGATTGCCAGGGCCGGTTTCAAAAGCATCATCTGCAACCGCCCCGATGGCGAGAGTTTTGACCAGCCGGATTTTGCTCTGATCGAGCAGGCCGCAACAGATGTGGGCGTGCAGACCCGTTATATCCCGATCATTCCGGGGCAGACAAATCCTGAGGATATCACCGCCTTTGCTCAGGCGATGCGCGACATGCCCAAGCCCATCCTGGCCTATTGCCGCTCTGGCGCACGCTGCAACATGATCTGGCAATTGAGCCGGGGCTAA
- a CDS encoding GntR family transcriptional regulator — protein sequence MNAKVVASQGYRRVRDDVLRRIQSGIWKPGVLVPGEIELAQEFGVARATANKAMLELVEQGYLERKRKSGTRVRAARLRAARFTIPLIREEIEANARYGYRLLSCVQETSDTALRERLGLTGKAKLLHVICLHLADDAPHQVEERWINLHTLPEAAQADFSTVSPNEWLIDRVPFNDVELDISAIMPPPHVHKLIGKGTRAPSLLTERTTWLNGKSVTYLRLYFKPGYKLATQY from the coding sequence ATGAATGCAAAGGTCGTTGCATCTCAAGGTTACAGGCGCGTGCGCGATGATGTGCTGCGCAGAATCCAGTCCGGAATCTGGAAGCCAGGGGTGCTAGTGCCCGGCGAGATCGAGCTGGCGCAGGAATTTGGCGTGGCCCGCGCCACCGCCAACAAGGCCATGTTGGAACTGGTGGAGCAGGGCTATCTGGAGCGCAAACGAAAAAGCGGTACGCGGGTGCGTGCCGCCCGCCTGCGCGCCGCACGCTTCACCATTCCACTGATCCGCGAAGAAATCGAAGCCAATGCACGCTATGGCTACAGGCTGCTCAGCTGCGTACAGGAAACATCCGATACCGCCTTACGTGAAAGGCTGGGCCTGACAGGCAAGGCCAAGCTTCTGCATGTGATTTGCCTGCATCTTGCCGATGACGCGCCACATCAGGTGGAAGAGCGTTGGATCAATCTGCACACACTGCCAGAGGCGGCGCAGGCCGATTTCTCGACCGTCAGCCCGAATGAATGGCTGATTGACCGTGTGCCTTTCAATGACGTGGAGCTGGATATTTCAGCCATCATGCCGCCCCCGCATGTCCACAAGCTGATCGGCAAAGGTACACGCGCGCCCTCGCTGCTGACCGAGCGTACCACTTGGCTCAATGGAAAATCGGTGACGTATTTGAGGCTCTATTTCAAGCCGGGCTACAAACTAGCCACGCAATATTAA